From Topomyia yanbarensis strain Yona2022 chromosome 1, ASM3024719v1, whole genome shotgun sequence, one genomic window encodes:
- the LOC131675852 gene encoding DEAD-box helicase Dbp80-like encodes MASAADNWVKKAEGGSGNFCTRPADASLLIKLIRKGLVESKLDLGVKDPSSPRYLVKTFEALHMNSELLQGVYAMGFNAPSKIQKTAQPTLLADPPQNIIAQSWSGTRKTTAFVLAMLNRVDPLKNYPQVICLSPRMNWQFRRGK; translated from the exons ATGGCAAGTGCTGCCGATAACTGGGTCAAAAAGGCGGAGGGAGGATCAGGAAATTTCTGCACTCG cccggcggatgcaagtttgctaattAAACTTATTCGCAAAGGTCTAGTAGAATCAAAGCTGGATCTGGGGGTGAAGGATCCTTCTTCGCCGCGATACTTGGTTAAAACTTTCGAAGCTTTGCACATGAATTCGGAACTGCTTCAGGGAGTCTATGCTATGGGTTTCAACGCTCCTTCCAAGATTCAGAAGACGGCTCAACCTACTCTGTTGGCCGATCCGCCACAGAACATAATCGCCCAGAGTTGGTCGGGAACAAGAAAAACCACTGCCTTCGTGCTGGCAATGCTCAATCGAGTCGATCCGTTGAAAAACTATCCGCAGGTGATTTGCCTTTCCCCACGTATGAACTGGCAATTCAGAAGGGGAAAGTAG
- the LOC131675854 gene encoding uncharacterized protein LOC131675854, whose protein sequence is MVLFRTEAREILTVLRINILNLNGTPEQSSHKSSIFRQQQKQQPSIYLISFHQQQPDATNQLNILDQAISQPTLNRYNRSSTNNSKSSNNLSKKNHSNYSSEPTKQQELFLRIMDPTDTLYRHILS, encoded by the exons atggtattatttcgcacggaggctcgcgaaattttgacag ttttgagaatcaatattttgaatttgaatg GCACACCCGAACAAAGCAGCCACAAGAGCAGCATTTTTCGTCAGCAGCAGAAGCAGCAGCCATCTATCTACTTGATAAGTTTTCATCAACAACAACCAGATGCTACAAATCAGCTCAACATCCTGGATCAGGCAATCAGCCAACCAACATTAAATCGATACAACCGTAGCAGTACCAACAACTCCAAATCCAGCAACAATCTCTCAAAAAAGAACCACAGCAATTACAGCTCAGAACCAACAAAGCAACAAGAGCTTTTTTTACGAATAATGGACCCAACGGACACACTTTATCGGCACATTCTGTCGTAA